ATGTCATAATGGGTGTTTGAAGGGTATTGAACTTCTACAATGGGTAAGTCACCCCATAATTCAAATAAGATGCTTTTTAGTATGGTTCCTAGCATTAGATCTAGAGTAGATCCTATCCTTCGACTGTGTTCCGATTTGGATTATCTCAAAGTGTTTAACTTCTCAAAAAatcattttataaaaaattgaggtgtttaagtgtttaaatttgaaaaaaagtttattttataaaaaattgaagtgTTTGGTAACTTCtcaaaatgtattttaaaaaaatgaaattgagaacactcaaaactaaaatatgacaaaatagatttttttagtGATTGATCGAAAATTCAATGGGGTTTTTCAtgttatattaaaattattagaaCGTATACTATCCCTCTTCCCACATTTTTTACTTACCCAAATGATTTTCTCATATgttgtaaaatatatttttgtaaaaggaaaaatatcactaaaaatttattattactatGTTTTGTTGTTGGAGATCAATTATAGTTTTTATGATAATAGAATTTAcatatcaatatatttgtgcttttaaaataaaattgtctaaaaaatttaatacaaaaaaataatatctagtgttaactttaataatttcaaaattctaaaaaaatcaaTAGTTTCAAGATACgttaattttgaaatataatttttttctaaaaagatcAAAATAGAAGAGTTACTTTACAAAATTATTCATACACAGTGTTTAATAATCTTTTATGGTAATTTATGGTAATTTGagttaaatataaatattttttatatataacaaacaaaaaaattatgtatataaatacttataaaaattattcttgaaaaatattttttccataAATCATCCAAACGCACTCTTAAATTAAAATACAACATTATATAGCAAATTTATAGATCTCTATGACATTTCAATGCAACAAATGTTGTAACACATGTGACACTATAATAACAATAGTATATAGTTGAATAATACCACACCAATTTTAAAGTACAAAATGTTGTCTTTTGATATTGTCTCGACAATCTCGACGTTATTGTCGCCTATTGCATTACATAAACATTTTTCcgttgccttttttttttccctcgaAGATCAATCCTTGGAGGTTTGAGACCAAAACACAAAAATAAGGAATTGGGAGTCGGGTAATGATTTCAAAAGCGTGTGGGAGGAATATAATTTCAAGGCTGATCAAGATGATGAAGATTACATCGTAGAGATCTGGTTCATCTTCTTAACCTCTGTTTTTGTAGTTTTGTTAAGGATTTTAGTCTAACATAGATAACTAAATCCATTTGTCTTAGGAGTGGATGGCCATTGGATTTTATGATTTAACGAATGGAATGTTTGTTTTGTGCTTTTATTTTGTTAGAACAGTTATATATATGTTTAGTGCTTTTGAGCTTTTAACCATTGATGGATGCTATTGTATTTTGATTTAGATTATAACTCCATTTCGTATGATTAGTGTAGTGGTAAATTTGTGTTAAATTTTACGAGAGTTGTTTACCGCAAAAAGAGGCGTAAATTAGTCTTAAAATGTATCTAAGTAAATGCTTTATATTAATGAAGAACTTACCATATTTAagataaatttttaattttggggTATTTAAGTTTCCATGATGATATCAACCTTTGTATGTTTCTTTATATAACAAATAGAATCTTCGTATatcattttataaaaataagCGTTTAATCATCATTCcctcaaacaaaacaaaaagtaCCTTAATTTGGAGTAGTTTTTTCATCTTCATCCCTCGAATAAACCTATAGAACTTCACTTATATATGTTCTATGTCTTCCTTTTTTTGTAGCCAATGTGTCATTTCGTTCACTAAGGCATAACATCATGGCTAACCATCTTGTTGAAAAATATATCAAGAACCAAAAGTGAGCACAACTAAACtaatttatactatatattAGTGTTTAGTTATGTGATTCAATTCTCTCACCTCTATATTGAAACTAAAATCTTTGTCCTCGATGAGATTGAAACATAATCATAGATGAaaacttttgatatatattaaCATTCTAAATAAAGAGGGACATAGATATTCTTaaaacttaattaaataaaagaaacctTAATAGACATTAATTCATGGGTCAATTTGGGAAGTAAAACAAAGTAAAATCATGGGGAGTCAACAGCCATACATTATTCATTCAGTTTTTTACTCAAGAAATTTATTTTCCTAAATAGTTCATAACTTAAAATCATTGGCTAATTATTGTGGGGTTTGAGGCTGTGTTTGGAACAAATGTAAAAAAAAGCTtcaaaaaagggaaagaaaaagaaacataaataaaaaaacaaaaagtccTCCACCCTGTAAATTGGTTAATTATTAATAACAAACTCTCAACTAAACTTGGGATTAGACAGAAAAAAGCATAGCCTAATCCACCTTGTATGTAGGAGACCATTGGATTTCACAAGCCAAAAAGGGTCTCCCCCTCTAATTTCTCTTATGGGATTCTCACTTTGAAAActcattttctttccttttccccTTCTCCATAGgtaaattcttcttcttcttcttcttcttcttcttcttcttcttctttttcatgatcataattaaattaataatctctcaattcctttgttttttttttttttaattattttttcagGAAGTTGGTGAAATTTCCGGCAAAAACTATTTTCGTGTTAAATCTTGGCCGGAATTTCACTGCTTTGATAAGAGAAAGATGAGTTCAAGCGATGGTGAGAGTTCTCCAGGGCCGGACTCTCAATCTTCACCTGCCGCTCCATCCCCAGATTCGTCGTCTCCGTCATCACCTGATCCACCGTCGCAGAAATCGCCGCCGTTGCCATCGCCACCGTCTCCCGATGCCAATTCCGATTTCTCTCCTCCACCATCTCCAGAAAACGATGGCTCTTCCAATAATTCCTCACCACCACCACCCCCATCAGGTTCTATTAAATCATCCTCATCTTCTATTACTTCTCTCACTTGGAGtttctattttattaaattgtatTTTGAATAAATGTGGCATTTTTAACtctatttttttctcttatccATTTATAAACTTTTATAGACATTTCACAACTATTTTTTTGGGTTAAAATTTATGGACCAATAGTTGCTATACTGTTTTTAAAAACAGTAAAATGGAGCATAAAATGTAACATAATAAATCACGATAAAATTATTACGTGTTTATAACTATCACACAAAAGATATTGATACTGTCTAACACGTTTAATAATTTGTGATGCTTGTTATATTTTGTGGATAACTTCAAAAATAAtctcatttaaaataattttcatttacCAAACGTATTATCATAATTATTGTTTCAAAAACTTTTATCTTATTGAAATTAGTTAGTTTAGGAAGTTCTTCGCActgatttatttttctaaaaacaaGTCATTGTAAATagtaaaattgttaaaaatatttacaaaatataataaaatttcaaattctaacgttatatacattaataatttttaataaactTGTAGACATTGATAGGAGTCTATCGATGTCTATCAATTTCATCATTGATATAAATGAAATTtgactatattttataaaattttaaaatatttaaaaatatccaaaaagaaaaaaaatagttgatgaaatagtatatataataaattgtaAAAAGAAATATAGTACAACACTACTCTGAAATTAAAGATTtggttcttcttttttttttttttttttttttttttaaagaaaacatgtGTTGAGCTACACACTAAATATAGAGTTTTTAAACTATGAGATGTTTAAGGCCAGATTTGGATTTTGGAGGAGCAATTCTTGGTTCTTCATTTTGGTTCTTTCTTATAAGATGTGAATTTTGAATTACAACCTTTTCAGTAATATTTCATCTTTTATTTAtacatacatataatatatacatatatatattatcataCGGTAGATAATTCTTCTCCATCTCCAAAGTCCCCATCCGATGGTTCTTCCAATGATCAAAAATCCCCTCCAGCTCCAAAAGAGGGTAGCCCCCGGACGTCACCCGTTGCTCATTCTCCTCCATCCCGATCTTCGTCACCGGGACATGAATTTTCTCCACCAGCTCTGCCGGAAGGAAAGGCATCACCAAGATCGCCAGCTAGACAACATGCAGAGAAGGATTCATCGCCATCGGAGATCAACCCGGGGATTATAATTGGAGTGGCAGTGGGGGTGGGCGTTTTCATAATTGTTCTCATATCACTTATTGCAGTTTgttcaaagaagaagaagagaaagagagaaccTATGCCATATTATGGAGATCATGGTCATGGAGGACCTAAAAgtaaattccttttcttgtttttttttttttttcatagacAATTTACGTTTATTTCATGACATTGGTTAACATGCAGGTGGTGACTATTACAACAGTACACAGCAACAACAAAACTGGCACAACGGCATGCACGGTCCCGGGACAGATCAATTTGGGAGGCCTCCGGTATCGGGGTCTTCGCCGGGGCCGGGTGGGTGGCCAATGAGCGGCGAGAACATGACGACAGGTAGCTCCTATGCAGGGCCTCCTCTTCCTCCACCATCACCATCGATTGCATTTGGGTTCAACAAGAGCACGTTCACGTACGACGAACTTGCTGCAGCTACGGGTGGGTTTGCTCATGCAAACCTACTCGGGCAGGGTGGATTCGGTTATGTGCACAAGGGGGTACTGCCCAATGGGAAGGAGGTGGCAGTGAAAAGCTTGAAGGTGGGCAGTGGGCAGGGTGAGAGGGAGTTCATGGCTGAAGTTGAGATTATTAGTAGAGTCCATCATCGGCATTTGGTGTCTTTGGTTGGGTTTTGCATTGCTGGTGGACAAAGAATGTTGGTTTATGAGTTTGTTCCTAACAATACATTGGAGCATCATCTTCATGGTATCATCTTGTCCCTTAAATTGCAAATTGCATTCctattttaaagaaatttaGAATTTAGTTTAGATACACGAAACATTTATAAATGGTTCTTACAGTAGTAACTATTTGTGTGTTGTTACAAAATTTTATCAAACGATTCCAACtgttttaaactttttaatcaTAGAGTTTAAATTTTAACTTCCTTCAAACTATAATGAACAAAGTATAggaaataaattcatttttaaagattttattgaCCTGTGAAAGTTAATTATATCGATGAATTTTGGTTTCAGGCAAAGGTCTTCCAGTAATGGATTGGTCGACTAGACTTCGCATTGCCATAGGTTCTGCCAAGGGACTTGCTTATCTTCATGAAGATTGTAagaattttctttcttttatgttGTATGAATGGATAAACATCTGAGAATGAATATAATGTTAATTACGGTTGAGTCAAACTCACATTTACAATCAAAACCAACTTTATAACTTGTATATAAAATTTCTATTAATGACTAGTCTAAAACACAAATCTAAGTACTAATTGTTTATTCTCCTATTTAGTAACATCGTCTTTTAAGATTTATGTTTATTTTCAACTCTCTTTCACTATTACTCTGGAAAAAAAACATTGGAAAatcctaatttcttttttagtggaaaccaataaaaaagagagaaaatagacatgtttttcaaaaaagaaaaaagaaaattaatagtGAAATAATTATTAAACAAAAGAAATTTATGTGGTTGCTTAcaataatacattttttttagtcAAGTTAACTTTATTCTATTGATAAAAAGTAATTAAACTTCATGAATTGCTTAATAAAGAATAATAGAATATATAGTGTTCATACTTCATAGAATAATTAACATAGAGATATCAAATCACTTCTCCTTTCAGGTCATCCGAAGATTATTCATCGAGATATCAAGTCAGCTAATATTCTGATTGATGCCAATTTTGAAGCTATGGTATGTCTAATTAATAAACAAACATGACATGtttgaattataataatttatcgATAAcatatggtttctattggtgggAATTCAATTCTAATTATGTTTGATGGGGCGTGTTAATTGAAGGTGGCTGATTTTGGATTGGCTAAGTTGTCTACGGATAATCACACACACGTCTCGACTAGAGTCATGGGTACATTCGGGTAAGTAAATTTAAACTACATACATCTTAGTTACTAACATATACTTGCAGTGTGTAGTTGAGTAATAATGTCTACATGTCTAACTAAAAATATTGTATGAGGATTAGTGTTTTTGTTAATATTGATATACATGTAATTAATTCAGGTATTTGGCACCAGAATATGCATCAAGTGGAAAACTAACAGAGAAATCTGATGTGTTCTCGTTCGGTGTAATGTTATTGGAACTCATTACAGGAAAACGTCCCGTAGATCCTACTCATACCATGGATGACAGTTTAGTTGATTGGGTTTGTATACTTCACAAACTTATAATTAGTCTATTTTACGAATTTAGTTCTAAGAAATTAGATTtatcaatatatttgtgatAAAAACATAGCTTGAATTGGAACTCCAAAAAGtctaaattaatttaatcaaaataaTTGAAATGATTGACTATTTACGACGCAGGCTCGACCACTAATGACTCGAGCATTAATGGATGGAACATACGATGAGTTGGTGGATATACGTTTGGAGAAAGATTTCAACACACAAGAAATGGCTCGAATGGTGGCTTGTGCTGCAGCCTCCATACGCCACTCGGCTAGAAAGCGGCCAAAAATGAGCCAAGTGGTTCGAGCCTTAGAAGGAGACGTGTCATTGGACGACTTAAACGAAGGCATAAGACCAGGGCAAAGCTCCATCTTTAGCGCCGCTAGCTCCGACTACGACTCCAATGCCTACCAAGCCGACATGTCGAAATTCAGGAAGATCGCTTTGTCGGACGACAGCAGTGAGCACGCGACTTCAAGCAACGATTCCCGAGAAATGAACCATCCCGGCCCCGGGACGACCCAAAGGCCGCTCttttaatcttcttcttctttttttcttttctcactttAATATCATTATCAAAATTCAACTTTGTTTGATTACATAGGAAAAAAGGGGAAACCAAAAAGGATAAATATTTGAGTTTGTTTGAATTTCTATTGGTCGATTAAAAATTGTGATGTGGTCGTGGCCAAATAGCCAAGAAGGATATGGATCAAAATGTGGTTTTATTAaagtttatttttcttttttaaattttgtttaggTTTTGTTTTGATCATACTATCTGTAGATTTTGTGTCTTCATTTTTGGAGGATTGATTGTTTCTTCAATCATACATACCTTACATTAAttgttttctgcaatttctatttttctttctttttttggtttgaTCTCTTGTTCTTTATTAATTTATGGTTTGTATACAAAATTAGCATGTAACTAACATTTAGTTTACGAAACTAGTGATTAATTGTATAAATTACTTGATAGTATAGAGTTTCGTTTCAAAATCAATTAACAATGGAGAGGAAGTAACCTATCTATTTCATAAGAATTGTGAgtcattgttttgttttctcAATATGAGATTCTTAACATGCTCTCTTTGGATAATGTTTCTGACTTACCAATCTTGATCGGGTCTCGATTTCATTTTATTGGATGAATACATGATTGGATTTTATGTGTTTTGATGCCATATTTAATATAGAATGAAACCTCGTCTTAAATTTAATTGACAATGAGAAGAGTAATTCATTTCTATTGTAAGAGTGGATATCGTTCTCCTGATTTTTGATCCAATGTGGGATTCTCACCATCTTAACATGCATAAATTATTGCAACAAACATATATTTCTAACCGACTATATTTTGATCGTTCAAATGAGTATAACTCAActaacataaataaaatttaactatatatattagcttttttttttcttttggaaataatgaagattacaaaataaattaaatagaTGGTTTTGAATAATGTAGGAATTATGTCCTTGTAACCTGGAGTAAAAAGGGTAGTTTTTCCAATACATATCATTATCATCATTAATGGAGATTATAGTGGCAAATTAAAATATAGTGAATTgaagtttaaaaattaaaggagaacatttaactattttttttcttttgtttctttacaaaaatattgaaatataattttataCGATAACCAAAATAAGTTCGTACAAAAAGATGGGAAAGATCTTGAAATATAAGAGAAAAAGACCTAACAAACTCTTTTGTTTCGAGTTGAAAGGAGGTGGGAGAGCCACTGGACAAGAATATAGGCTGCTCAAGACTTGAGAGGAGAGGGACCTTTTTGCTCGATCGAGTTGTTTTGTTGATAGTAGTTTTTGTTGACAAAGTAGCAGTCGATCTAAATTTATCTTATCGAGAAGCGAACTAAAAGAATGTGATATTCAAACAACATTGAACTAAAAGAACTATCATTGTCCAAAAAATGTGATAAattaaaattggatttatcATTGAGGAAAAAGTTCTCCTTGACTAATTTAATTTCAAGTCATCAACAATCCTTATATTTTCCTTTTGATGGGTGACTTTTATTCAAAGCAAAATTGTTAGGAGGGGgataaatttgattattttcaTGGAATTTGAATAAGAATTTTTCATGCTTAACTTGGTAATTGTTATCATTATCAAAAATAGATTCTTCTTGAATAATCTCGACATTGTCAtcgaagataaaaaaaaaatttatcatttgTATGTTCATAAAATTTTGATAAGTTTGCAAATACGATGACAGaatcaaaattttcatcaaCGATTACGATACGATGCTAAGAAATTTTTAACAACAAATTCTTCACTGATAATATTCAATTACTCAAAATCACTGTTGAAAGATGGAGAAGACAATTCATAAAATTGCAATTATCGAATTCATTAAAGAAGGAATTATTGAATACATGAATTAATGATTTTCTAAAAAACCATCATTCATATCTAAATCATCAAATTTATAGTCAAAAGAGATGCATCATTCTTGTCAAATTTTTAATCAAAATGCTCGTGAACATAATCATCATCAAATTCATGAAAATTATCGTTATCAAATTCAAAGtgaaaatcaaaatcaaaacagAGTGGAAAGGTTTCATCTAACTTTTCATCAAATAGTTTATCAGGTAAATGTAACACTCTCATCTAACATATCAAGAACAtgatttttaacaaattcatcaAAACTCAAATCATTCAAGTAAAAACCTAAAGAGGGTAAAGAACACTCATCGAGATATTTACTAAAAAAATGATTAGTAGATTTTAAGAACACaggaaaacatttataaaagcATAATGTTGGTTTTGTGGTAACATGCAAGAAAGTAAAATTGAAATACTACCAATGGAGAAAGTTTGAACTTCAAAAATTAGGCCGAACAACGTCCTCTTTCAATCAGTGAGATACGCCTTAAAGCTATGGTGTTTCATTGGATTCATAGTTGTTTTTCATGAAACCAGTCAAAGAGTTCACTCATGCATGGATCGAGCCTAACAACCTGCCAATTATGACAAAACTTTTTTAGAAAGGGAAGAATTATTaaagttgaatccaataaaaATGTTGGTCTTTATAAGAAAACTCAAAATTCTAGTTGAATTCGTATTTAAAAAAACACCTCTAAAATTGAACCAAACAATTTATACATGAATAGTTgtattaaatgataaaatttttggaaatattttcaaaaccaaACTACAATTATCATTGAGTATAAAatcttgttatattttaaaaatatttttaacaaattttcaTTTACAATAACTTGTCTAccttttatttaatttgaatcattttaaa
This region of Cucumis melo cultivar AY chromosome 7, USDA_Cmelo_AY_1.0, whole genome shotgun sequence genomic DNA includes:
- the LOC103494378 gene encoding proline-rich receptor-like protein kinase PERK4 isoform X2, with product MSSSDGESSPGPDSQSSPAAPSPDSSSPSSPDPPSQKSPPLPSPPSPDANSDFSPPPSPENDGSSNNSSPPPPPSAPKEGSPRTSPVAHSPPSRSSSPGHEFSPPALPEGKASPRSPARQHAEKDSSPSEINPGIIIGVAVGVGVFIIVLISLIAVCSKKKKRKREPMPYYGDHGHGGPKSGDYYNSTQQQQNWHNGMHGPGTDQFGRPPVSGSSPGPGGWPMSGENMTTGSSYAGPPLPPPSPSIAFGFNKSTFTYDELAAATGGFAHANLLGQGGFGYVHKGVLPNGKEVAVKSLKVGSGQGEREFMAEVEIISRVHHRHLVSLVGFCIAGGQRMLVYEFVPNNTLEHHLHGKGLPVMDWSTRLRIAIGSAKGLAYLHEDCHPKIIHRDIKSANILIDANFEAMVADFGLAKLSTDNHTHVSTRVMGTFGYLAPEYASSGKLTEKSDVFSFGVMLLELITGKRPVDPTHTMDDSLVDWARPLMTRALMDGTYDELVDIRLEKDFNTQEMARMVACAAASIRHSARKRPKMSQVVRALEGDVSLDDLNEGIRPGQSSIFSAASSDYDSNAYQADMSKFRKIALSDDSSEHATSSNDSREMNHPGPGTTQRPLF
- the LOC103494378 gene encoding proline-rich receptor-like protein kinase PERK4 isoform X1 encodes the protein MSSSDGESSPGPDSQSSPAAPSPDSSSPSSPDPPSQKSPPLPSPPSPDANSDFSPPPSPENDGSSNNSSPPPPPSDNSSPSPKSPSDGSSNDQKSPPAPKEGSPRTSPVAHSPPSRSSSPGHEFSPPALPEGKASPRSPARQHAEKDSSPSEINPGIIIGVAVGVGVFIIVLISLIAVCSKKKKRKREPMPYYGDHGHGGPKSGDYYNSTQQQQNWHNGMHGPGTDQFGRPPVSGSSPGPGGWPMSGENMTTGSSYAGPPLPPPSPSIAFGFNKSTFTYDELAAATGGFAHANLLGQGGFGYVHKGVLPNGKEVAVKSLKVGSGQGEREFMAEVEIISRVHHRHLVSLVGFCIAGGQRMLVYEFVPNNTLEHHLHGKGLPVMDWSTRLRIAIGSAKGLAYLHEDCHPKIIHRDIKSANILIDANFEAMVADFGLAKLSTDNHTHVSTRVMGTFGYLAPEYASSGKLTEKSDVFSFGVMLLELITGKRPVDPTHTMDDSLVDWARPLMTRALMDGTYDELVDIRLEKDFNTQEMARMVACAAASIRHSARKRPKMSQVVRALEGDVSLDDLNEGIRPGQSSIFSAASSDYDSNAYQADMSKFRKIALSDDSSEHATSSNDSREMNHPGPGTTQRPLF